One Xyrauchen texanus isolate HMW12.3.18 chromosome 2, RBS_HiC_50CHRs, whole genome shotgun sequence genomic window carries:
- the LOC127652907 gene encoding 26S proteasome non-ATPase regulatory subunit 7-like: protein MPELAVERVVVHPLVLLSVVDHFNRIGKVGSQKRVVGVLLGSWHKKVLDVSNSFAVPFDEDDKDDSVWFLDHDYLENMYGMFKKVNARERIVGWYHTGPKLHKNDIAINELMKQYCANSVLVIIDVKPKDLGLPTEAYISVEEVHDDGTPTSKTFEHVTSEIGAEEAEEVGVEHLLRDIKDTTVGTLSQRITNQVHGLKGLNSKLLDIKSYLEKVATGKLPINHQIIYQLQDVFNLLPDVNLQEFVKAFFLKTNDQMLVVYLASLIRSVVALHNLINNKIANRDAEKKEGQEKEDSKKEKKEEKDKDKDKDKEKGDATAKKDDKKEKK, encoded by the exons ATGCCAGAATTGGCGGTAGAAAGGGTCGTTGTTCATCCCTTGGTGCTGCTGAGTGTTGTGGATCATTTTAACAG GATTGGTAAAGTTGGCAGCCAGAAGCGAGTTGTGGGTGTTCTTCTGGGCTCATGGCACAAGAAAGTGCTTGATGTATCCAACAGCTTCGCTG TGCCTTTTGATGAGGATGACAAGGATGATTCAGTGTGGTTCCTCGACCACGACTACCTGGAGAATATGTATGGCATGTTTAAGAAAGTCAATG CAAGGGAGCGAATAGTTGGGTGGTACCACACGGGCCCAAAACTGCACAAGAATGATATTGCCATAAATGAACTCATGAAACAGTACTGCGCTAATTCG GTTTTAGTCATCATTGATGTAAAACCCAAAGACCTGGGGTTGCCAACTGAGGCTTACATCTCAGTGGAGGAAGTGCATGAT GATGGAACTCCTACATCTAAAACATTTGAACATGTGACCAGTGAGATTGGAGCTGAGGAGGCGGAGGAAGTGGGTGTGGAGCACTTGTTGAG GGACATCAAGGACACAACAGTCGGAACCTTGTCGCAACGTATCACCAATCAAGTGCATGGTTTAAAAGGGCTCAACTCCAAGCTGTTGGATATCAAGAGCTATCTTGAGAAGGTTGCAACAGGCAAACTGCCCATCAATCACCAGATTATTTATCAGCTACAGGATGTGTTCAATCTGCTGCCTGATGTCAACCTGCAGGAGTTTGTCAAGGCCTTCTTCCTCAAGACCAATGACCAGATGCTTGTGGTCTATTTGGCCTCACTTATACGCTCTGTCGTGGCACTCCATAATCTCATCAATAACAAAATCGCTAACCGTGATGCCGAAAAGAAAGAGGGCCAGGAGAAAGAAGACAGCAAAAAAGAGAAGAAGGAAGAGAAGGATAAAGATAAGGACAAAGACAAGGAGAAGGGAGATGCTACAGCCAAGAAAGATGACAAAAAGGAAAAGAAATGA